One window of the Trachemys scripta elegans isolate TJP31775 chromosome 13, CAS_Tse_1.0, whole genome shotgun sequence genome contains the following:
- the OGFOD1 gene encoding prolyl 3-hydroxylase OGFOD1: protein MSGTRARDPAQGEPGKKRGKREVRGEFAAAIREPALKEKAGAAWGRREPLTHEAITVDPAPFCHGVIPDFLPCPGFLDGLQRELLDLDFHPKCNDLYKFKQSDDLTKRKEPHISALRKVLFEEFREWLAAVTQVELEPTIDLSCAKYEYTDALLCHDDELEGRRIAFILYLVPPWEKSDGGTLDLYSTDGHFQPQRVVKSLVPSWNSLVFFEVSPVSFHQVSEVLTKGKCRLSVSGWFHGPSVARPPRYIESLLPRSPHLPYDHEILYEWINPVYLDMDSQAHIQEEFEERSELLLKNFLKGEKFQLVCEALQKEDIKWSSRGPPNKRCYEKAEEGSLPDVLRKCLELFHSEALFLLLSNFTGLKLHFLASSDDEDEEGEEGRAADCTGHSSSKPKQGESSQKANGSADQVDQPENDPQTKESDTKNSSSVPMCMGELRHWTNGHYTLVHDTQITEFALDLLFFCGCEDWDAEYGGFTSYIAKDEDEELLTVNPENNCLALVYRDKETLKFVKYVNHRSLERPKKQSRAGFWDFSFVYYE from the exons ATGAGCGGGACGCGGGCCCGGGACCCCGCTCAGGGGGAGCCGGGCAAGAAGCGGGGCAAACGGGAAGTGCGCGGGGAGTTCGCGGCGGCCATCCGGGAGCCGGCGCTGAAGGAGAAGGCGGGGGCCGCCTGGGGCCGCAGGGAGCCGCTCACCCACG AGGCCATCACGGTGGATCCTGCTCCCTTCTGTCACGGCGTGATCCCCGACTTCCTCCCGTGCCCGGGCTTCCTGGACGGGCTGCAGCGGGAGCTCCTGGACCTGGATTTCCACCCCAAGTGCAACGATTTGTACAAGTTCAAACAG TCTGATGATCTGACGAAGAGAAAAGAGCCTCACATCTCGGCATTAAG GAAAGTTCTGTTTGAAGAGTTCCGGGAGTGGCTGGCTGCAGTTACCCAGGTGGAGCTGGAACCAACCATTGACCTGTCCTGTGCTAAGTATGAGTATACAG ATGCCCTGCTGTGCCATGACGACGAGCTGGAGGGACGGAGAATTGCCTTCATCCTGTACCTGGTTCCGCCGTGGGAGAAGAGCGACGGGGGCACTCTGGACCTGTACAGCACAGACG GCCACTTTCAGCCGCAGCGGGTCGTCAAGTCGTTAGTCCCTTCATGGAATTCCCTGGTCTTCTTCGAAGTGTCTCCTGTCTCTTTCCACCAG GTGTCTGAAGTTCTGACCAAAGGGAAGTGCCGCTTGTCTGTGAGTGGTTGGTTTCATGGGCCGTCGGTGGCAAGGCCTCCCCGCTACATTGAATCCCTTTTGCCCCGGAGTCCACATCTCCCATACGAT CATGAAATCTTGTATGAGTGGATCAACCCAGTTTACTTGGACATGGATTCCCAAGCCCACATCCAGGAGGAATTTGAGGAACGATCAGAGCTTCTCCTGAAGAACTTCCTGAAG GGAGAGAAATTTCAGCTTGTGTGTGAAGCTCTGCAGAAAGAAGACATCAAATGGAGCAGCCGAGGACCCCCCAATAAAAG ATGTTATGAGAAGGCTGAGGAGGGGAGCCTTCCGGATGTCCTGAGGAAGTGCCTCGAGTTATTCCACTCCGAGGCCTTGTTCCTGCTGCTCTCCAACTTCACAGGCCTAAAGCTGCACTTCCTGGCTTCCTCTGATGATGAGgatgaggagggagaagaaggaaGAGCTGCCGATTGCACTGGACACAGCTCTTCCAAACCCAAGCAAGGAGAAAGCAGTCAAAAGGCCAACGGCAGTGCTGACCAAGTAGATCAGCCTGAAAATGACCCCCAAACCAAAGAAAGTGATACAAAGAACA GTTCGAGTGTCCCCATGTGCATGGGGGAGCTGAGGCACTGGACAAATGGCCACTACACTCTAGTCCATGACACCCAAATCACAGAGTTTGCCCTGGACCTGCTGTTCTTCTGCGGCTGCGAAG ATTGGGATGCAGAGTATGGTGGCTTTACATCCTACATTGCCAAGGATGAAGATGAAGAG CTGCTGACGGTGAATCCAGAGAACAACTGCTTGGCCTTGGTTTACAGAGACAAAGAGACTTTGAAATTTGTGAAGTATGTTAACCATCGTAGCTTGGAGCGTCCAAAAAAACAGAGCAGAGCTGGATTCTGGGACTTCTCTTTTGTCTACTATGAGTGA
- the NUDT21 gene encoding cleavage and polyadenylation specificity factor subunit 5: protein MSVVPPNRSQTGWPRGVNQFGNKYIQQTKPLTLERTINLYPLTNYTFGTKEPLYEKDSSVAARFQRMREEFDKIGMRRTVEGVLIVHEHRLPHVLLLQLGTTFFKLPGGELNPGEDEVEGLKRLMTEILGRQDGVQQDWVIDDCIGNWWRPNFEPPQYPYIPAHITKPKEHKKLFLVQLQEKALFAVPKNYKLVAAPLFELYDNAPGYGPIISSLPQLLSRFNFIYN from the exons ATGTCGGTGGTGCCGCCCAACCGCTCGCAGACCGGCTGGCCCCGCGGGGTGAACCAGTTCGGGAACAAATACATCCAGCAGACCAAGCCGCTCACGCTGGAGCGGACCATCAACCT gTATCCACTTACAAATTATACGTTTGGCACAAAGGAGCCCCTTTACGAGAAGGACAGTTCAGTGGCAGCCCGGTTTCAGCGCATGAGGGAAGAATTTGACAAGATTGGAATGAGGCGGACTGTGGAGGGTGTTCTGATTGTACACGAGCATAGGCTGCCCCATGTGTTACTGTTGCAGCTAGGTACAACGTTCTTCAAACT GCCAGGTGGTGAACTCAATCCAGGAGAAGATGAGGTAGAAGGTCTCAAACGTCTAATGACAGAg ATACTGGGACGTCAGGATGGAGTTCAGCAAGACTGGGTGATTGATGACTGCATTGGTAACTGGTGGAGACCAAACTTTGAACCTCCACAG TATCCCTATATTCCAGCTCATATTACAAAACCTAAAGAGCACAAAAAGCTCTTCTTGGTTCAGCTGCAGGAAAAGG CTTTGTTTGCGGTCCCAAAAAATTACAAGCTGGTAGCTGCGCCGTTGTTTGAGCTCTATGACAATGCCCCAGGATATGGACCTATCATTTCCAGCCTTCCTCAGCTTTTGAGCAG attcaATTTTATTTACAACTGA